Below is a genomic region from Ruania alba.
GAGGGCACTGGTGACCGGGTCCTCACACGTGCTGATCGCCCAGACGGACCGGCCGCTGGAGGTACCGGGACTGTGGGGTGCGTTCACGGACGCGATCGCGCCGGGGCGGTTCACCCTCGAGGGCGGGCAGGCTGCCACCGGCACTCTGGTGTCATGGTTCCGGCGGGAGCTCGCGGGGCATGCCGCGGCCGAGGCAGAACGGCGCGGGTGCGACGTCTATGACGTGCTGAACGAACGGGCCGCGGGAATCCCGATCGGCTCCGACGGGCTCGTCGTGCTGGACCACTTCCAGGGCAACCGAAGCCCGCACACCGATCCGTACGCCCGCGGCGTCATCCACGGTTTCGGCCTGCAGCACACCGAGGCGCACCTGTACCGGGCGATCTTGGAGGGCATCTCCTACGGAACCGCCGAGGTGATGGGCGTGCTCGATGAGCACCTGCCGCCGTCGGGAGACGTACGGGTGACCGGCGGACCCGCAGCCAGCCGGCTCTGGATGCAGATCCAGGCCGATGTGCTCGGCCGTCCACTCGTTCTGTCCGACACGCCCGTCGGTTCCCTGCTCGGCACGGCCGTGATTGCCACCGTCGGGGCCGGGGTGTATCCGGATCTCGACCGCGCCACGGACCAGATGGTGCAGCTCGGCGAAGTGGTGCAGCCGGACGCGGCAGCGCACGAGGCCTACCGTTTCCACGCCGAGCAGTACCTGCGCACCTACCCGGCCCTGCGGGAGATCCTCGAGGCGGGAACACGGCACCAGGGGCGATGAACGAGCAGGTGTGGCCCGACTGGGTGCTTCGACCACCGAGGATCCCTTACCCCGCGCACGTGGTGACCGCCACATCCCTTACCCGACCTCCGCCGTCGTACGACTCGAGGTAAGGCCGGCCTCGCGAGGACGGACGTGACCCACCCATCCCGCAATGTCACACCTCAGCACCACAGTGGGTGCCATGCCCAGCACCGAGGAGCACCCGATGGACGCCCACTACGACCTGTTCCACGCCGAGATGGCCGAGCGCAGGGAGCGGCTGCTCACCCAGCTCGCCCCCGGTCGCACCCGCCGCCGGTTGAGCCTGCGCCGGCTGGTGGCCGAGCGGTCCGACGCCCGTACCGCCCGGCTCGGCCGCACCCTCACCCCGAAGGACCTGGAGCGACGCGCCTGAGCCGTGCATGACACGATGACACCCGTGGCACGGGTCGGGTCGGAGATCGCGCTGGTGGCGCGCACTGCGGAGCTCGCTCGCCTGGACGCTGTGTGGCGTCAGGCGGTCGACGGCTCCGCGGGTGCGGTGCTGCTCCCGGGTGAGGCCGGCGTCGGCAAGTCCCGGTTGGTGGCCGAGCTCGCCGATGTGGCCGAGCGTGCCGGCGGCGTGGTTCTCGTCGGGCACTGCGTCGGTCTGGGAGACGCGGCACCCCCGTACCTGCCGGTGGTGGAAGTGCTCGAGCACGTGCGCGAGCTCGAGCCCACGCTCGTGGCCGATGCGCCGGCCCTGACCACGCTGGTGGCGCGCGGCGGAACCGGACGGACCGCGGATCAGTTGCAGGTGTTCGACGCCTTCCTGAACGTGCTTACGGCACTCGCGCAGCGGGCCCCGGTCCTGCTCGTGGTGGAGGACCTGCACTGGGCCGATGCCTCCACCCGGGACCTGCTGACGTTCCTCCTCGCCCGGATGTCCCACGAGGCTCTCGCCGTGGTGCTCACCTACCGCTCGGACGAGCTGCACCGGCGCCACCCGTTGCGGCCGTTGGTGCTGGAGCTGGGCCGGATGCGGCGGGTGGAACGGGTGGACCTGGAGCCCTTCGGCCCCGAGGACGCACGCGACTTCGCCCGCGCTCTGGCGGCCCTGGACGGCGCCGAGCGCAGCCCGGACGAGATCGAGCGGATCGCGCAGCGCTCGGAAGGCAACGCCTTCTTCACCGAAGAGCTGTTGGCGCACGCGGGCGAGGGAACCTCCGGGTTCGCCTCGAGCCCGCTCGCCGATGTGCTGCTCGGACGGATCGAACAGCTCGGCGCCACCGCGCAGCACGTGGTGCGGACCGCCTCGGTGGCGGGGCAGAGCAAACTTCGCCAGTCCACGCTGCTCGCCGTCAGCGGGCTGGACGAGGACGAGCTGGAGCGTGCGCTGCGCGAGTGTGTACAACGGTACGTCCTGGTGGTCGGCGCCGAGGGGGCGCTCGCGTTCCGGCACTCGCTGCTGCGCGAGGCCGTCTATGCGGACCTGCTGCCGGGCGAGCGCGTCCGCACGCACGCCGCCTTCGTGCGCTTGCTCGGTGAGGCGCGCTACCCCGGCTGGCTGGGAGCGCAGGCGCACCACGCTACTCAGGCCGGCGACCTACCGACCGCACTGGTCGCGCACATCGGCGCGGCCCGCGAGGCCGAGGACGTGGCCG
It encodes:
- a CDS encoding FGGY-family carbohydrate kinase, with translation MSADHLLAVDLGTSGARAGVFTPDGVLLARCTSAWSPRSPRPGWAEQDPQEWWAHLVRVVRGCVAAAGLPTGAIAAMSVDTTSATVVAARGDGTPLRPGVLWMDLRAVEQAEHLSETAPPYAGGRPVSAEWGLPKVMWLRRHEPEVWRATEVICDCTDWLTHRLTGQWSMSISHAAAKYFHDRTRGGWPVEVYDPIEGADILERYPSKVLHPGEVVGPLTAAAAEELGLRPDIPVVEGAIDAYAATIGVGVVRPGQRALVTGSSHVLIAQTDRPLEVPGLWGAFTDAIAPGRFTLEGGQAATGTLVSWFRRELAGHAAAEAERRGCDVYDVLNERAAGIPIGSDGLVVLDHFQGNRSPHTDPYARGVIHGFGLQHTEAHLYRAILEGISYGTAEVMGVLDEHLPPSGDVRVTGGPAASRLWMQIQADVLGRPLVLSDTPVGSLLGTAVIATVGAGVYPDLDRATDQMVQLGEVVQPDAAAHEAYRFHAEQYLRTYPALREILEAGTRHQGR